The Flavobacterium piscisymbiosum genome includes a region encoding these proteins:
- a CDS encoding murein L,D-transpeptidase catalytic domain-containing protein has translation MRAFYLALLFSFGSFTTINYSKKLSLSDFELERISTHVNDVRSITGLDPKYNTKIAFLVDMKIKSGKNRFFVYDLQNNTILDQGLVAHGSGSETAVRGDLKFSNEPNSNCTSLGRYAVEKAYRGIFGKAYKLVGLDQTNSNAFKRAIVLHHYSAVPYEEQDYYISNSHGCPMVNEAFFKRLEKIIESSKTKIILDVYY, from the coding sequence ATGAGAGCATTTTACTTAGCATTGTTATTCAGCTTTGGATCTTTCACAACAATAAATTATTCTAAAAAGTTGTCCCTTTCTGATTTTGAACTCGAAAGAATAAGCACCCATGTAAATGATGTACGGTCAATAACCGGTCTTGATCCTAAATACAATACCAAAATTGCATTTTTGGTTGATATGAAAATAAAATCGGGAAAAAACCGTTTTTTTGTTTATGATCTGCAAAATAATACGATTCTGGATCAGGGGCTGGTAGCCCATGGCAGCGGTTCGGAAACAGCAGTACGCGGAGACCTCAAATTCAGCAATGAACCCAATTCCAACTGTACTTCCCTTGGCAGGTATGCTGTAGAGAAAGCCTATAGAGGAATATTCGGCAAAGCGTACAAGCTTGTCGGACTGGACCAGACCAACAGCAATGCTTTTAAAAGAGCAATTGTCCTTCACCATTATTCAGCCGTACCTTATGAGGAGCAGGATTACTATATTTCAAATAGTCATGGATGCCCGATGGTCAATGAAGCCTTTTTTAAAAGACTGGAAAAAATTATCGAAAGCTCTAAGACTAAAATTATCCTTGATGTTTATTACTAA
- the nhaA gene encoding Na+/H+ antiporter NhaA has product MAKLINLKIFAHFFQSSSSGGILLLICVFVSLLIANTSLGTSFNDFLAYPLGYETPAVHLKYPILLWINDGLMAVFFLLVGLEIKREVIEGELSSIRQAALPVLAALGGVAVPAVIYFLFNGHSPETAKGWGIPMATDIAFALGILSLLGSKVPSGLKIFLAALAIVDDLIAILVIAIFYSSELHFLYLGYAGAIFVLLMVFNRMGVKNLLFYLLPGAVMWYFIHHSGIHATIAGVLVAMTLPTNEEDADSPLEKLEHALTRPVNFIIMPIFALANTNIAFESEMLNGLSGNLALGIILGLFLGKPIGIFLMSWFSVKIRAADLPAETTWTHVLGLGLLGGIGFTMSIFIALLSFSDQAYQNEAKFAILVASILAGVSGFLLLSLYNKKQRKK; this is encoded by the coding sequence ATGGCAAAACTGATCAATCTTAAAATTTTCGCGCATTTTTTTCAATCCTCCTCATCTGGAGGCATATTACTTTTAATATGTGTCTTTGTATCGCTTTTAATAGCCAATACATCCCTGGGGACATCTTTTAATGATTTTCTTGCCTATCCGCTGGGATATGAAACACCTGCTGTGCATCTTAAATATCCCATATTGTTGTGGATCAATGACGGGCTGATGGCTGTTTTCTTTCTGCTGGTGGGCCTGGAAATAAAAAGGGAAGTCATAGAGGGCGAACTCTCGTCTATTCGTCAGGCAGCCCTGCCTGTACTGGCAGCCCTAGGAGGAGTTGCTGTCCCGGCAGTGATTTACTTTCTTTTTAACGGACATAGCCCTGAAACGGCAAAAGGCTGGGGTATTCCTATGGCTACCGATATTGCCTTTGCACTTGGGATTCTCTCGCTGTTAGGCAGTAAAGTCCCGTCGGGCCTTAAAATATTTCTTGCCGCACTGGCTATTGTCGATGATCTGATAGCCATTCTGGTTATTGCGATATTTTATTCTTCCGAACTTCATTTTCTCTATCTGGGTTATGCCGGAGCGATATTTGTTTTGCTTATGGTCTTTAACCGCATGGGGGTTAAGAATTTACTGTTTTATCTGCTGCCGGGCGCCGTTATGTGGTATTTTATCCATCATTCAGGAATCCACGCCACCATAGCCGGAGTGCTGGTGGCAATGACCCTGCCAACCAATGAAGAGGATGCTGATTCACCCCTGGAAAAACTCGAGCATGCCCTTACAAGGCCGGTAAATTTTATCATTATGCCTATTTTTGCCCTGGCCAATACCAATATTGCCTTTGAATCCGAAATGCTTAATGGGCTTTCGGGAAATCTCGCCTTGGGGATAATTCTGGGTCTTTTCCTTGGAAAACCGATAGGTATTTTTTTAATGTCGTGGTTCTCGGTAAAGATCAGGGCTGCAGACCTGCCCGCTGAAACCACATGGACTCATGTGCTTGGCCTGGGGCTTCTGGGAGGAATCGGCTTTACGATGTCTATATTTATAGCTTTATTGTCTTTTTCGGATCAGGCCTATCAGAATGAGGCCAAATTTGCCATCTTAGTTGCTTCGATACTTGCCGGTGTATCGGGCTTTCTGCTTTTGAGCCTTTATAATAAAAAACAGCGCAAGAAATAA
- a CDS encoding DUF389 domain-containing protein — protein MKNIKDILNLKEGEDDREKTLETVKKNISFKGANLWILACAIIVASVGLNVNSTAVIIGAMLISPLMGPIVGAGFALGIYDFSLLKKSLRNLLNATVVSLVVSTLYFYLSPFKDVQSELLARTAPNIYDILIAFFGGVVGVIAVTRSEKGNPIPGVAIATALMPPLCTAGYGIATAQWAFFLGAFYLYCINCVFIGIATFLIIKYLNYPAVKQVDEKHQKRVKYTIAFLITAMLAPSSYLAYSLYREQQFKKNVNLFIDDQFSTKGYTVVYKKTDFNAQNKKLELAFLSKRFSPEEIKDLKNKLNGNKYLMGTKLHIRQDSTDRFNDIKGDILNQIKSSENEMNVKDVKIVQLEKELAKNKFDSRQILKEIRTLFPNVRSLSIAKSTLINYKDSTATITAVIYDAPKSLTSEENEKLRKWLNERLLVKDAALFKRQ, from the coding sequence ATGAAAAACATTAAAGATATTCTAAATCTTAAAGAAGGAGAAGACGACAGGGAAAAGACACTGGAAACCGTAAAGAAAAACATATCTTTCAAAGGTGCCAATCTTTGGATACTGGCCTGCGCCATTATTGTGGCTTCTGTAGGGCTTAATGTAAACTCGACGGCTGTCATTATTGGCGCGATGCTCATATCGCCCCTTATGGGGCCTATTGTAGGGGCTGGTTTTGCCCTTGGAATTTATGATTTTTCACTGCTTAAAAAATCGCTTCGCAACCTGCTCAATGCCACTGTGGTGAGTCTGGTGGTCTCCACCCTGTATTTTTACCTGAGCCCTTTCAAGGATGTACAGTCTGAACTGCTGGCCAGAACCGCGCCCAATATTTATGATATCCTTATTGCATTTTTCGGAGGTGTTGTAGGGGTAATCGCCGTTACCCGCTCAGAAAAAGGCAACCCTATTCCCGGTGTGGCTATCGCAACGGCCTTAATGCCGCCCTTATGTACGGCCGGGTATGGAATTGCCACTGCGCAATGGGCCTTTTTCCTTGGGGCCTTTTACCTGTACTGCATCAACTGTGTTTTTATCGGAATTGCCACTTTTTTAATCATCAAGTACCTGAATTACCCTGCTGTTAAACAGGTGGATGAAAAGCACCAGAAACGGGTAAAATATACTATTGCTTTTTTAATCACTGCCATGCTGGCCCCCAGCAGCTACCTCGCCTATTCCCTATACAGGGAACAGCAGTTTAAAAAGAACGTGAATCTTTTTATTGATGATCAGTTCAGCACTAAAGGATATACCGTTGTGTACAAAAAAACCGATTTTAACGCTCAGAATAAAAAACTCGAGCTTGCTTTTTTGTCCAAGCGTTTTTCCCCTGAAGAAATAAAAGACCTTAAAAACAAGCTCAACGGCAATAAATACCTAATGGGCACCAAGCTTCATATCAGGCAGGACAGCACTGATCGTTTTAACGACATAAAAGGCGATATCCTCAATCAGATCAAGAGCAGCGAGAATGAGATGAACGTGAAAGACGTGAAAATCGTGCAGCTGGAGAAAGAGCTGGCAAAAAACAAATTTGACAGCAGGCAGATTTTAAAAGAAATAAGGACTTTATTTCCCAATGTCCGTTCGCTTTCCATTGCAAAGAGCACTCTTATAAATTATAAAGACAGCACCGCAACAATCACCGCTGTTATCTACGACGCCCCAAAGAGCCTCACCTCAGAGGAGAACGAAAAGCTCAGAAAATGGCTCAATGAGCGCCTTCTGGTAAAAGATGCGGCGCTTTTCAAGAGACAGTAA
- a CDS encoding HAD-IIB family hydrolase, with protein MMTKLRISIINIHGLLKGSGLEIGRDADNGGQTKYVYEFAEFLSRHPGVEHVDLFTRLIDDPALSSEYAVGVEAVNEKLDIRRIPFLGKKYKPKEQLWEGLDTFVTGVVHHIKFHDIFPNWIHSHYGDAGYAASELSTILNIPFAHTGHSLGFYKRKKLFENGISQQEMEKKFKFEARIAAEEKTLELSEFIITSTEQEIETYKPYKNFGLAKYHAISPGIDTRKFVPYYHKEQDSVKHMEEEQRKYWVAESISKFLINPHKPFILALSRPDRHKNLHTLIEVYGKDKELQSMANLVIFAGIRKDIARMPESEKDVLTDLLLAMDKYDLYGKMAIPKKHDVENEVSIIYRYAAEKRGVFANLTLHENFGLTVIESASSGLPVVVTKNGGPSEIIPTCQNGILVDPLDVGQIKKALRTILTDENQWKYYSNNGAINIQKHYSWLSHVNQYVALIDENLSLSSGAGIKKQHYPNINISRLKRKVENLLVSDIDGTLIEPKLNNPGFKELKAHLINRTEKMAFALATGRNLRLVKKVIEEEKFPAPDFIICSVGTEIYYTNGKDYILDKGWATFLSGRWKREEVENRLKAISWIKLQEEEAQNPFKISYYYDKEKYDYDQLVAALGKGWYKINIIPSHGQFLDFIPKRASKGNAIKFLCRKWAIPLSRVIAAGDSGNDIDMFRGAVKGIIVGNRSIELNHYQTTKSIFVAKSPASAGILEGLKHYKVIK; from the coding sequence ATGATGACAAAATTACGAATTTCAATAATCAACATTCATGGCCTCTTAAAAGGTTCAGGTCTGGAGATTGGTAGAGATGCCGATAATGGAGGACAGACAAAATATGTATACGAGTTTGCTGAATTCTTATCCCGGCATCCCGGTGTAGAACACGTTGATTTATTTACAAGGCTCATTGATGATCCGGCTCTTTCCTCTGAATATGCAGTAGGGGTTGAAGCTGTAAATGAAAAATTAGATATAAGAAGAATTCCTTTTTTAGGAAAAAAATACAAACCCAAAGAACAGTTATGGGAAGGCCTGGACACTTTTGTGACCGGAGTGGTGCACCATATTAAATTTCATGATATTTTCCCCAATTGGATTCACTCGCATTACGGTGATGCCGGATATGCGGCCAGTGAATTATCGACCATTTTAAACATTCCATTTGCCCATACCGGACATTCCCTGGGTTTTTATAAAAGAAAAAAACTCTTTGAAAACGGCATTTCCCAGCAGGAGATGGAAAAGAAATTTAAGTTTGAAGCCCGGATTGCCGCTGAGGAAAAAACACTCGAATTATCAGAATTTATAATTACCTCCACCGAGCAGGAAATTGAAACCTATAAGCCTTATAAAAATTTTGGACTGGCCAAATACCATGCCATCTCCCCGGGAATCGACACGCGCAAATTTGTTCCTTACTACCATAAGGAACAGGATTCGGTAAAACACATGGAGGAAGAGCAAAGGAAATACTGGGTGGCTGAAAGCATTTCCAAGTTTTTAATTAACCCCCATAAGCCTTTTATACTGGCCCTTTCAAGACCTGACCGTCATAAAAACCTTCATACTTTGATTGAAGTTTACGGAAAAGACAAGGAACTGCAGAGTATGGCCAATCTGGTCATATTTGCCGGAATCCGAAAAGATATTGCAAGGATGCCCGAATCTGAAAAAGACGTACTGACTGATCTGCTTTTAGCGATGGACAAGTACGATTTGTATGGAAAAATGGCCATTCCCAAAAAGCACGATGTGGAGAACGAAGTTTCGATCATTTATCGTTATGCGGCCGAGAAAAGAGGGGTATTTGCGAATTTGACCCTGCATGAAAATTTTGGGCTGACCGTCATTGAATCGGCCAGTTCGGGTCTGCCGGTTGTGGTGACCAAAAACGGCGGCCCCTCGGAAATTATCCCGACCTGCCAGAACGGTATCTTGGTGGATCCCCTTGATGTGGGGCAGATCAAAAAAGCGCTCCGGACCATATTAACCGATGAGAACCAGTGGAAATATTATTCCAATAACGGGGCGATCAATATCCAGAAACACTACAGCTGGCTGAGCCATGTCAACCAGTATGTAGCCCTTATTGATGAGAATCTGTCACTTTCCTCCGGCGCGGGTATCAAAAAACAGCATTATCCCAACATTAATATTTCACGATTAAAAAGAAAGGTAGAGAACTTACTGGTTTCCGATATTGACGGAACCCTGATAGAGCCTAAGTTAAACAATCCGGGATTCAAAGAATTGAAAGCTCATTTGATCAATCGAACAGAGAAAATGGCTTTTGCCCTGGCAACAGGAAGAAACTTAAGGCTGGTAAAGAAGGTAATTGAAGAAGAGAAGTTTCCTGCGCCTGATTTTATTATCTGTTCTGTGGGAACCGAAATCTATTATACCAACGGAAAAGATTATATTTTAGACAAGGGATGGGCCACATTTTTGTCCGGGAGATGGAAGCGGGAAGAGGTAGAAAACCGCCTGAAGGCCATATCATGGATAAAACTTCAGGAAGAGGAAGCGCAGAACCCCTTTAAAATCTCTTATTATTATGACAAGGAAAAATACGATTATGACCAGCTGGTGGCTGCTTTGGGTAAAGGATGGTATAAAATCAACATTATTCCCAGTCACGGACAGTTTCTGGATTTTATTCCCAAGAGGGCCTCGAAGGGAAATGCCATTAAATTTTTATGCCGCAAATGGGCAATTCCCTTATCCAGGGTAATTGCAGCGGGCGATTCAGGCAACGATATTGATATGTTCAGGGGAGCCGTAAAAGGAATTATAGTGGGCAACCGAAGCATTGAACTGAATCACTACCAGACCACCAAAAGTATTTTTGTAGCAAAAAGCCCGGCTTCCGCAGGTATATTGGAAGGATTAAAACATTATAAAGTAATTAAGTAA
- a CDS encoding DUF1573 domain-containing protein has protein sequence MKNITLFFLILVSTAAYCQKGPKIEFSAPDNTIDYGQISKADITEGTFEFKNTGDAPLLITGAASTAGYIMVTKPVMAIMPGKKGKISIKYKNMPTGPIRKTIIVESNAVNEPGGRVGLKIKGEVL, from the coding sequence ATGAAAAACATCACACTTTTTTTTCTAATATTAGTAAGTACAGCGGCTTATTGCCAAAAGGGGCCTAAAATTGAGTTTTCAGCTCCCGATAATACGATAGATTACGGCCAGATTTCAAAAGCAGATATCACAGAAGGGACTTTTGAATTTAAAAATACAGGAGACGCGCCCTTACTAATTACAGGGGCGGCATCCACAGCAGGCTACATCATGGTCACCAAACCTGTCATGGCCATTATGCCGGGCAAAAAAGGCAAGATCAGCATTAAGTATAAAAATATGCCCACCGGCCCGATACGCAAGACCATTATCGTTGAAAGCAATGCCGTAAATGAGCCCGGTGGAAGGGTTGGCCTGAAAATCAAGGGAGAGGTCCTGTAA
- a CDS encoding sensor of ECF-type sigma factor, translating into MKIKNILPILLFLTSFPFYAQNEKTNQKLEKIKAYKISFLNEELELASAEAEKFWPLYHAYEEKKYKLRHEKMETYLQKLSDDTINSTSEKQARALLSQMENTNRALYLLRKNYLSSLRQVLPAKKIVRLIKSEKDFNRKLLKQYRDKAGKK; encoded by the coding sequence ATGAAAATCAAAAACATACTGCCGATACTTCTATTTTTGACCAGTTTCCCGTTTTATGCGCAAAATGAAAAAACAAACCAAAAACTCGAAAAAATTAAAGCCTATAAAATTTCTTTTTTAAATGAAGAGCTTGAACTTGCTTCGGCAGAGGCTGAGAAATTCTGGCCTCTTTACCATGCATATGAAGAGAAAAAGTATAAGCTGCGGCATGAAAAAATGGAAACCTATCTGCAAAAACTCAGCGATGATACTATCAATTCTACTTCAGAGAAACAGGCCCGAGCACTTTTATCACAAATGGAAAACACCAACAGGGCACTCTATCTGTTGAGAAAAAATTATCTCAGCAGCCTTCGCCAGGTACTCCCAGCGAAAAAAATAGTAAGGCTCATAAAATCTGAAAAGGATTTTAACCGAAAATTGTTAAAACAATATCGTGATAAAGCCGGTAAAAAGTAA
- a CDS encoding 3'-5' exonuclease, with product MIENLPAYISLAFVLTSVGTLLLFIWAIRSSNSELTRKKAAPISIGLTIWLIIQAVLTLESFYNTDTNSLPPKIMLIGILPTILTIILLVATLKGRQFIDSLPLKNLTYLNIVRVPVEIVLFWLFINKAIPQLMTFEGRNFDIIAGITAPVIAYFGLTKMKINPNAILTWNFICLGLLINIVVNALFSAPSPIQKFAFEQPNIAILNFPFSWLPTFIVPIVLFGHLTSIRQLLKQKSERK from the coding sequence ATGATAGAGAATTTACCTGCATACATATCACTGGCTTTTGTGCTTACATCAGTTGGGACTTTGCTACTTTTCATTTGGGCTATTAGAAGCTCGAATTCTGAATTGACCCGAAAAAAAGCAGCACCAATTTCTATCGGTCTTACAATTTGGCTGATTATTCAAGCTGTTTTGACTTTAGAAAGTTTTTATAACACTGACACAAACTCCTTGCCGCCAAAAATAATGCTGATAGGGATCTTACCAACTATTTTGACAATCATTCTATTGGTTGCAACTTTAAAAGGAAGACAATTTATTGACAGTTTGCCTCTCAAAAACTTGACCTATTTAAACATTGTTAGGGTACCGGTTGAAATAGTTTTGTTTTGGCTTTTTATCAACAAAGCAATTCCGCAGCTTATGACTTTTGAAGGCCGGAACTTTGACATTATAGCAGGAATAACAGCTCCGGTCATTGCTTACTTTGGTTTGACTAAAATGAAAATTAACCCAAATGCAATACTGACCTGGAACTTTATTTGTCTTGGACTTTTAATAAATATTGTTGTGAATGCTTTATTTTCAGCACCATCACCAATACAAAAATTTGCTTTTGAACAACCCAACATAGCGATTTTGAATTTTCCATTTAGTTGGTTGCCAACTTTTATAGTTCCAATTGTATTGTTTGGACATTTAACGTCAATTAGACAATTATTAAAACAAAAAAGCGAAAGAAAATAA
- a CDS encoding response regulator, whose amino-acid sequence MALSQQNFQRHIYIADDDQDDRIFFTEAMLEVNPEVVLKEAQYGAELMEILHTLSDPLPDVIFLDLNMPKKNGFDCLEEIRKLKGAIREVKVIMFSTSSDPLDIDRALELGASFYAVKPSGFDTLKAFLAEVLQMDWRCCNKDSGKFRLI is encoded by the coding sequence ATGGCCTTGTCCCAACAAAATTTCCAGAGACATATTTATATAGCAGATGATGACCAGGATGACAGAATCTTCTTTACCGAGGCCATGCTGGAAGTTAATCCTGAGGTTGTTTTAAAAGAAGCACAGTATGGGGCGGAACTCATGGAGATCCTCCATACGCTGTCCGATCCGCTTCCCGATGTTATTTTTCTGGATTTGAACATGCCCAAAAAAAACGGCTTTGACTGCCTGGAAGAAATAAGAAAATTAAAAGGGGCCATAAGAGAGGTAAAGGTTATTATGTTTTCCACCAGCAGTGATCCCCTGGACATTGACAGGGCACTCGAGCTTGGGGCCAGTTTTTATGCAGTGAAGCCCAGCGGGTTTGATACCCTGAAAGCATTCCTGGCTGAGGTCCTACAAATGGACTGGCGCTGCTGCAATAAGGACAGTGGAAAATTTCGGTTAATTTAG
- a CDS encoding single-stranded DNA-binding protein codes for MNITGRLTKDAKVSTLSDSRQVVNFSVAINESYKNRKGDKVEQTTFFDCAYWISPRVAEWLTKGTVVELTGMVSARAWTGNDGEPRAGLNFNTSNIKLHGGGKKSEGAQAVQNVQAVQSGQNAVQGESKKVTVKEPEDDIPF; via the coding sequence ATGAACATTACAGGAAGATTGACAAAAGATGCGAAAGTAAGCACATTGTCAGACAGCAGACAGGTAGTAAATTTTTCGGTAGCCATAAACGAGAGCTACAAAAACAGAAAAGGGGACAAGGTGGAGCAGACCACATTTTTTGATTGCGCCTACTGGATAAGCCCAAGGGTTGCCGAGTGGCTGACCAAAGGCACGGTGGTGGAGCTCACTGGCATGGTAAGCGCAAGGGCGTGGACAGGCAATGACGGGGAGCCTCGCGCGGGGCTGAACTTCAATACCTCGAATATCAAACTGCACGGGGGCGGGAAGAAGTCCGAAGGTGCGCAGGCGGTTCAAAATGTGCAGGCGGTTCAAAGTGGACAGAATGCGGTGCAGGGCGAAAGCAAAAAGGTCACCGTAAAAGAGCCTGAGGACGACATCCCGTTTTAA
- a CDS encoding DUF932 domain-containing protein, which produces MAHNINYNSETGKYSFFSVKEKAWHGLGQIVEQYPTSSEAIRHAGLDYEVAKSPLYTKASGIIQTAGGIEMGSTELAVPDCFATIRTDSNAVLGVVGKDYQIVQNREAFSFFDAIVGGGDGILYETAGALGQGERIFITAKLPDYIRVGNGDDVTEKYIFLTTSHDGSGSITAAFTPIRIVCQNTLNASLRSMSNVVRIRHTSGAKQRLDDAHKVMGLADRLSSQLEGIFNEWAKVKVTDTQVKKLIQLALCPNTETLALIRKGAEDEVSTVFKNTVEDAFAYAMASESQQMETTKGTLFGAYNGVTGYYQNVRKYKDSEAKLQSIVMGGTAQGKAQKAFELCTAFQADGEQILNLN; this is translated from the coding sequence ATGGCACATAATATCAATTACAACAGCGAGACAGGAAAGTATTCTTTTTTCAGCGTAAAGGAAAAAGCATGGCACGGGCTCGGGCAGATTGTGGAGCAGTACCCGACAAGCTCAGAAGCCATCAGACATGCAGGGCTTGATTACGAGGTGGCTAAAAGCCCTTTATACACAAAAGCATCGGGCATTATCCAAACTGCGGGCGGTATTGAAATGGGCAGTACTGAATTGGCAGTACCTGACTGCTTTGCCACCATCCGCACCGACAGTAATGCGGTTTTGGGCGTTGTTGGGAAAGACTACCAAATCGTGCAGAACCGTGAGGCGTTCAGCTTTTTTGATGCGATTGTCGGGGGCGGTGACGGTATACTGTACGAAACGGCAGGGGCACTCGGGCAAGGCGAACGCATCTTTATTACCGCCAAACTCCCTGATTATATCAGGGTCGGAAATGGGGATGATGTGACTGAAAAGTACATTTTCCTGACCACCTCCCACGACGGAAGCGGAAGCATCACGGCGGCTTTTACGCCCATTCGCATCGTATGCCAAAATACCCTTAACGCTTCACTCCGCTCGATGAGCAACGTGGTGCGCATCCGCCATACATCAGGGGCAAAACAGCGCCTTGATGATGCCCATAAAGTAATGGGACTGGCGGACAGGCTGAGCAGTCAGTTAGAAGGTATTTTCAATGAATGGGCTAAAGTGAAGGTAACAGATACGCAGGTTAAGAAATTGATTCAATTGGCATTATGTCCAAATACCGAAACACTCGCTTTAATTAGAAAAGGGGCTGAAGATGAAGTGTCTACCGTGTTTAAAAATACCGTTGAGGACGCTTTTGCGTACGCCATGGCAAGCGAATCTCAGCAGATGGAGACCACTAAAGGCACGCTTTTCGGGGCTTATAATGGCGTGACGGGCTACTATCAGAATGTGCGAAAATACAAAGACAGCGAAGCCAAACTGCAGTCCATTGTCATGGGAGGCACAGCCCAGGGAAAAGCCCAAAAGGCGTTTGAACTGTGCACGGCTTTTCAGGCGGATGGCGAGCAAATCCTAAACCTGAATTAG
- a CDS encoding PRTRC system protein C, producing MLLATQLQRVFILKDKGQEIRLSDPEPRWSTEAVLNFYAPTYPILTTAKISAPAIRDDAVEYRFETVMGTKG from the coding sequence ATGTTATTAGCTACACAATTACAGCGGGTTTTTATACTCAAAGACAAGGGACAGGAAATAAGGCTTTCCGACCCCGAGCCAAGATGGAGCACCGAAGCGGTACTGAATTTTTATGCCCCGACCTATCCGATACTGACCACCGCCAAAATATCAGCCCCTGCCATTAGGGACGATGCGGTGGAGTACCGATTTGAAACGGTAATGGGAACAAAAGGCTAA
- a CDS encoding HAD family hydrolase — protein sequence MSRHTIKNCVVTDLDDTIWDWLSMWHSSFGPYLNEIADFSGIDETRLKLDFKKLHQKYNTTEVSFAFGELEMLSAEQKEKITKKPLVGKSILHKYNSNKKSNLKMYDGVLKTLLQLKSQGVLIIGFTESNAFFTKYRLKHLELDGIFDCIYTPLDTGVPQSVEKIYNDEHWEPVKTEIRYLSKTIKKPDSEILGIILRDFQVSKENAIYIGDKIDRDIRMANDAKITSVYAKYGSKISNDKYQLLKEVTHWSQEDVIREAEFQQRHANDEIKADVILENSFSELLNHFSFTSFYKKTDRDLIPNVISIWSDIVKVQQHFNDIGLRIRNLSLTAFTFIIATLGQTIGFQNQGCSLSVPFRQSIL from the coding sequence ATGAGCAGACATACTATTAAAAATTGTGTTGTAACAGATTTAGATGATACAATTTGGGATTGGCTCAGTATGTGGCATAGTTCTTTCGGTCCTTATTTAAATGAAATTGCAGATTTTTCTGGAATTGATGAAACCAGGTTGAAACTGGATTTTAAAAAATTACACCAAAAATATAATACTACAGAAGTCTCTTTTGCTTTTGGTGAACTTGAAATGTTGAGTGCCGAACAAAAAGAGAAAATCACTAAGAAACCTTTAGTTGGAAAAAGTATACTTCACAAATATAACAGCAACAAAAAGTCAAATTTAAAAATGTATGATGGTGTTTTAAAAACACTATTACAGTTGAAATCTCAGGGAGTCCTTATCATAGGATTCACAGAATCAAATGCTTTTTTTACAAAATATAGGCTCAAACACTTAGAGCTTGACGGTATTTTTGACTGTATATACACACCATTAGATACTGGCGTGCCACAAAGTGTTGAAAAGATCTACAATGATGAACATTGGGAGCCCGTAAAGACGGAAATCAGATATTTGTCAAAGACAATTAAAAAACCAGACAGTGAAATTCTTGGTATTATATTGCGAGATTTTCAAGTTTCAAAAGAGAATGCTATCTACATTGGCGATAAAATAGACCGCGATATTAGAATGGCAAACGATGCTAAAATCACAAGCGTCTACGCAAAATACGGCAGTAAAATAAGTAACGATAAATATCAGCTTCTAAAAGAAGTTACCCATTGGTCGCAAGAAGATGTTATCAGGGAAGCTGAATTCCAGCAAAGACATGCTAATGACGAAATTAAAGCTGATGTTATTTTGGAAAATTCTTTTAGTGAACTGTTGAATCATTTTTCGTTTACATCATTTTACAAAAAAACGGATAGAGATTTAATTCCAAATGTTATTTCTATTTGGAGTGATATTGTAAAAGTGCAACAGCACTTCAATGATATTGGACTGAGAATAAGAAATCTTTCCCTGACCGCATTTACTTTTATTATTGCAACATTGGGGCAAACAATCGGCTTTCAAAATCAAGGCTGTTCTCTGTCAGTTCCCTTCCGTCAAAGCATTTTATAA